CTAAATTAGAAGAAAAGGATATCGAAATTCAGGATAATGGAAAGATGGATGAGGTAGTTGTAGAGAAAGAACCAGAAGAAACAACTCCTGTTGACCCCCTTAAACTCTACTTAAAAGAGATTAACCAGATACCCCTTTTAACCCCAATAGAAGAAAGAAGATTAAGTCGGCAAATAGAAATCGACCACCTAAAAATAAAAGAAATCGAAATAAAAAGTGGCCTTTCTGAAAGAAGACTAAAGGAATTATATAATAAATGGCAATTAAAAGAAATAAGGAAAAGTGATTTGCCACCATCTTTAAAAAAATTACCTAATAAAGAAATAGATAAATTCTTGCGAACCGTAGAGATACTTGAAAACAAAATCGAGGTTATCAAACGGAAATTTATTGAGTCTAATCTCCGATTGGTTGTAAATGTAGCGAAAAGATATGCACATCACAAATTAAGTCTTTTAGATTTAATTAATGAGGGAAATTTAGGACTAATTCGGGCAGTAGATAAATATGATTATAAAGAGGGGTTTAAGTTCAGCACCTATGCTATTTGGTGGATAAAGCAGGCGATTAACCGAGCAATTTTAGAACAGGGTAGAACAATTAAAGTTCCTGTTTATATGATGGAAACAATTAATCGGTGTCTAAAGACAATAAATAAACTATCGCAGGAATTAGGCCGGGAGCCAACATTAGAGGAAATCGGAACCAAAATGAAACTCCCAGTTAGTAAGGTGATTGAAATTATCAATATTACTCAAGAACCTATCTCTTTAGAAACCCCGATAGGCATAACTGGAGAAAATGAATTAAGTGAATTGATTGAAGATAAGGCAAGTCTGCCTCCATCAAAGGCGATATTCTTTACTATGTTACAAGAACAAGTTCAGGAAATAGTAGATACTCTTCCTGAAAAAGAAAGACAACTTCTAAAATTACGCTTTGGATTAGATGGGTTAGAACCTCATACCTTAACTGACATAGGTAGGATATTAGGTCTAACAAGAGAAAGAGTTAGACAATT
This portion of the bacterium genome encodes:
- a CDS encoding sigma-70 family RNA polymerase sigma factor, with protein sequence MTKKVLKDLNTEIERLIAAGEEKGYVTYDEINEILTENDAWSPYLEKIFAKLEEKDIEIQDNGKMDEVVVEKEPEETTPVDPLKLYLKEINQIPLLTPIEERRLSRQIEIDHLKIKEIEIKSGLSERRLKELYNKWQLKEIRKSDLPPSLKKLPNKEIDKFLRTVEILENKIEVIKRKFIESNLRLVVNVAKRYAHHKLSLLDLINEGNLGLIRAVDKYDYKEGFKFSTYAIWWIKQAINRAILEQGRTIKVPVYMMETINRCLKTINKLSQELGREPTLEEIGTKMKLPVSKVIEIINITQEPISLETPIGITGENELSELIEDKASLPPSKAIFFTMLQEQVQEIVDTLPEKERQLLKLRFGLDGLEPHTLTDIGRILGLTRERVRQLEKRILDNLRKKKITKQLYDDFLGEE